In Colletotrichum higginsianum IMI 349063 chromosome 3, whole genome shotgun sequence, a genomic segment contains:
- a CDS encoding Major facilitator superfamily transporter, translating into MAAVACFVPPMSANIYYPVLAPIADDLGVSVALVNLTVTSYMVLQAISPTIFGDFGDMAGRRPAFLVAFTIYLVACVGLALQRNYAALLVLRMLQSGGSSGAIALGFAMVADISTSSERGKYMGIVGAGINVGPTIGPVLGGVLTQYFGWASIFWFCVVLIGLWLIPYALFIPETCRNVVGNGSLPPQPWNRPVVDLVRRRRRHRRNITAENADPLSRSESAATAAQPKRKLRFPNPIRSVKIIFEKEMGLVLAYNSMLYVAFICVAATLGTLFREIYGFNDLELGLCYLPYGAGCVVASLGQGYVLDWNYRRIARKIGFTIDRRRGDDLRKFPIEEARLQPVYPAVAVGLVALVAYGWVLHIETSVAAPLVLQSIIGLTITGSFSIMNTLIVDLFPDAPATATAANNLVRCALGAVGTAVIEHMIAGMGRGWSFTFLAALCAVLSPMLFLIVRRGPRWRNERRAREDAS; encoded by the coding sequence atggccgccgtcgcctgctTCGTCCCGCCCATGTCCGCCAACATCTACTACCCGGTCCTGGCCCCTatcgccgacgacctcggcgtctcCGTCGCCCTTGTCAACCTGACCGTCACCTCCTACATGGTCCTCCAGGCCATCTCCCCGACCATTTTCGGCGACTTTGGCGACAtggctggccgccgcccggccttcctcgtcgccttcaCCATCTACCTTGTCGCCTGCGTCGGCCTGGCCCTACAGCGCAACTACGCCGCCCTTTTGGTCCTCCGTATGCtgcagagcggcggcagcagcggcgccatcgccctgGGCTTCGCCATGGTCGCTGATATTTCCACGAGCTCCGAGCGCGGAAAGTACAtgggcatcgtcggcgccggaaTCAACGTTGGACCGACCATCGGACCcgtgctcggcggcgtcttgaCCCAGTACTTTGGCTGGGCCTCTATATTCTGGTTCTGCGTCGTCCTGATCGGGCTGTGGCTCATTCCCTACGCCCTGTTCATCCCGGAAACGTGCCgcaacgtcgtcggcaaCGGATCCCTTCCCCCACAACCCTGGAACCGGCCCGTTGTCGACCttgttcgccgccgccgccgtcaccgtaGAAACATTACCGCAGAAAACGCTGATCCCCTCTCCCGGAGCGAGTCCGCCGCAACGGCGGCCCAGCCCAAGCGCAAGCTCCGCTTCCCGAACCCCATCCGCTCTGTCAAGATCATCTTCGAAAAGGAGATGGGCCTCGTTCTCGCGTACAATAGTATGCTCTACGTGGCCTTCATCTGCGTCGCCGCGACCCTTGGCACTCTGTTCCGCGAGATCTACGGCTTCAACGACCTGGAGCTGGGCCTATGCTACCTCCCCTATGGCGCGGGCTGCGTCGTTGCCAGCCTGGGCCAGGGCTACGTCCTCGATTGGAACTACCGCCGCATCGCCCGGAAGATTGGCTTCACCATCgatcgccgccgcggtgACGACCTGAGAAAGTTCCCGATCGAGGAGGCCCGCCTGCAGCCCGTCTATCCGGCCGTCGCAGTTGGTCTCGTCGCCTTGGTGGCGTACGGGTGGGTGCTGCATATCGAGACGAGCGTTGCCGCGCCGCTGGTCCTGCAGAGCATCATTGGTCTCACTATCACGGGCTCCTTCAGCATCATGAACACCTTGATCGTCGACCTATTTCCGGACGCCcccgccacggccacggcggccaACAACCTCGTGAGATGCGCcctgggcgccgtcggcacggCTGTCATAGAGCACATGATCGCTGGcatggggagggggtggtcGTTTACGTTTCTGGCCGCCTTGTGCGCGGTCTTGAGCCCGATGTTGTTTTTAATCGTGAGGAGAGGTCCAAGGTGGAGGAATGAGAGACGGGCGAGGGAGGACGCTTCATGA
- a CDS encoding Aspartate aminotransferase, which yields MPGDSSSASSSTSSSPQTNSTLSRIRNIASHIMAPVAATSFPADTVPQAPEDPLFGLMAAYRADESKDKVDLGIGAYRDDNAKPWVLPVVKKADEILRNDPELNHEYAPIAGIPAFTGKANELMLGADSPAIREKRTTSVQTISGTGAVHLGALFLAKFYKGNRTIYISNPTWANHNQIFGNVGLPIAQYPYFSKQTKGLDFDGLKAALSDAPERSVILLHACAHNPTGVDPTCDQWKEIAALMRQKNHFPFFDCAYQGFASGNLAQDAWAVRYFIEQGFELLIAQSFAKNFGLYGERAGCFHFVTAPAADAPQTTSRIASQLAILQRSEISNPPLYGARVAATVLNSPELFAEWEENLRTMSGRIIEMRKVLRAKLEELGTPGTWNHITDQIGMFSFTGLSEAQVLKLRSDAHVYMTKNGRISMAGLNTRNVEYFAKAVDKVVRESQ from the exons ATGCCCGGTGACTCCTCCTCAGCATCCTCTTCtacttcttcctccccccagACCAACTCAACCCTCTCGAGAATACGCAACATTGCATCACACATCATGGCGCCCGTCGCAGCAACAAGTTTCCCCGCCGACACGGTACCCCAAGCTCCCGAGGACCCCCTCTTTGGCTTGATGGCTGCCTACCGTGCCGATGAGAGCAAGGACAAGGTCGACCTG GGCATTGGAGCGTACCGCGATGACAATGCGAAGCCTTGGGTGCTACCCGTCGTCAAGAAG gccgacgagatcCTTCGCAACGACCCCGAACTCAACCACGAATATGCTCCCATCGCCGGTATTCCTGCCTTCACCGGCAAGGCCAACGAGCTGAtgctcggcgccgactcGCCCGCCATCCGCGAGAAGCGCACTACTTCGGTCCAGACCATctccggcaccggcgccgtccacctcggcgccctcttcctcgcaAAGTTCTACAAGGGCAACCGCACCATCTACATCTCCAACCCCACCTGGGCCAACCACAACCAAATCTTCGGCAACGTCGGCCTGCCCATCGCCCAGTACCCCTACTTCTCCAAGCAGACAAAGGGCCTCGACTTTGACGGCCTCAAGGCCGCCCTCTCCGACGCCCCCGAACGCtccgtcatcctcctccacgcCTGTGCCCACAACCCCACCGGCGTCGACCCGACCTGCGACCAGTGGAAGGAGATCGCCGCCCTGATGCGCCAGAAGAACCActtccccttcttcgacTGCGCCTACCAGGGCTTCGCCTCTGGCAACCTCGCCCAGGACGCCTGGGCCGTCCGCTACTTCATCGAACAGGGCTTTGAGCTGCTCATCGCCCAGAGCTTCGCAAAGAACTTTGGCCTTTACGGCGAGCGCGCCGGCTGCTTCCACTTCGTCaccgcccccgccgccgacgcgccCCAGACCACCTCCCGCATCGCCTCCCAGCTCGCCATCCTGCAGCGCTCCGAGATCTCCAACCCGCCCCTTTAcggcgcccgcgtcgccgccaccgtgCTCAACTCCCCTGAGCTGTTTGCCGAGTGGGAGGAAAACCTGCGCACCATGTCCGGCCGCATCATTGAGATGCGCAAGGTCCTGCGAGCCAAGCTTGAGGAGCTCGGCACCCCGGGCACCTGGAACCATATCACCGACCAGATCGGCATGTTCAGCTTCACCGGCCTGTCCGAGGCCCAGGTGCTGAAGCTGCGCTCCGACGCCCACGTCTACATGACCAAGAACGGCCGCATCAGCATGGCTGGTCTCAACACGAGAAATGTCGAATACTTTGCCAAGGCTGTGGACAAGGTCGTCCGCGAGTCGCAGTGA
- a CDS encoding Peptide hydrolase, with product MKLSATSALVSWASLSACLIHERQTSKPLVDSGSFQEQITKENLEANLVRLSDIATANGGNRAFGYPGYDASVDFIWSRISAVQGAKVWKQDFPAVFSSELRAKLTVDDEELAAYGLSGSPFTPGAGITGELAAGPEGVAACEAASYADLDVAGKIVLVREALCPGYRDGYHAGVMKPAAAAGAEAVIVINDFYLNLTAGTLGPADDGTYVPTGFVNQYVGDPLKARLDAGETLTATFWEDEFVDSRVTQNVFAETEGGDENNVIVVGSPVPSDLEDLLNKAQLGAHLDSVAWGPGINDNGSGTSLLLELFLALSKYRTNNKIRFAWWGAEERGLVGSRYHVNNLSAAEAASILAYLNFDMVSRGYYGVFDGDGASYGVAAPPGSDVIQDLFAAEFAAKGVNVTAARFTNGSDYASFWQVLNKPIGGLHTGTGSAQDPCYHQQCDGINNPDLNQLTVNAKASSEHHLCGRGVT from the exons ATGAAGCTCTCGGCCACCTCCGCCCTTGTGTCCTGGGCAAGCCTCAGCGCCTGTTTAATTCACGAACGGCAGACGTCGAAGCCTCTCGTCGACTCGGGCAGTTTCCAAGAACAGATTACCAAAGAGAA TCTGGAAGCCAACCTGGTCCGTCTGAGCGACATTGCgacggccaacggcggcaaccGCGCCTTCGGCTACCCAGGCTACGACGCCTCCGTCGACTTCATCTGGAGCCGCATCTCGGCCGTCCAGGGCGCCAAAGTCTGGAAGCAAGACTTCCCGGCCGTCTTCAGCAGCGAGCTGAGGGCCAAACTgaccgtcgacgacgaggagctcgccgcctACGGCTTGTCGGGATCTCCCTTCACGCCGGGCGCGGGCATCACTGGCGaactcgccgccggcccggagggcgtcgccgcgTGTGAGGCGGCGTCGTACGCGGACCTCGACGTGGCCGGCAAGATCGTCCTGGTCCGCGAGGCGTTGTGCCCGGGCTACCGAGACGGGTACCACGCCGGCGTCATGAAGccagccgccgcggcgggtGCCGAGGCGGTGATTGTCATCAACGACTTTTACCTGAACCTCACCGCCGGGACCCTGGGCCCCGCGGATGACGGGACCTACGTCCCGACTGGCTTCGTTAACCAGTACGTGGGGGACCCGCTCAAGGCTCGtctggacgccggcgagacACTGACTGCCACGTTCTGGGAGGACGAGTTCGTCGACAGCCGGGTGACGCAGAACGTCTtcgccgagaccgagggcGGAGACGAGAACAATGTCATCGTTGTGGGTAGCCCTGTTCCGAGTGACCTGGAGGACCTGCTAAACAAAGCGCAGCTAGGAGCGCACCTCGACAGCGTTGCTTGGGGACCAGGCATCAACGACAATG GATCCGGAACGTCGCTCCTGCTTGAGCTGTTCCTCGCCCTGAGCAAGTACAGGACCAACAACAAGATCCGCTTTGCGTGGTGGGGTGCCGAAGAGAGGGGCCTCGTTGGGTCGCGGTACCACGTCAACAACCTCagcgcggccgaggcggccagCATCCTCGCCTATCTCAACTTCGACATGGTCTCTCGGGGCTACTACGGCGTgttcgacggcgacggcgcctcgtacggcgtcgccgccccgCCCGGCTCCGACGTGATCCAGGACCTCTTCGCTGCCGAGttcgccgccaagggcgtcAACGTCACGGCGGCCCGGTTCACCAACGGCAGCGACTACGCCTCGTTCTGGCAGGTCTTGAACAAGCCCATCGGGGGCCTGCACACCGGGACCGGTTCCGCGCAGGACCCGTGCTACCACCAGCAGTGCGACGGCATCAACAACCCGGACCTGAACCAGCTCACGGTGAACGCAAAGGCGAGTTCTGAGCATCATCTGTGTGGAAGGGGCGTGACGTAA
- a CDS encoding Hexose transporter codes for MVQIKRIQETGASDPILTRISEEDKVPWYQKPNLRYLYFMLFPTCMGIELTSGFDSQMINALQIVPSWKEYFGDPQGSLKGIIAAAYSLGAILSLPFIPVVNDKFGRRWSIFGGSVIMVIGALIQGFSQHVGMYIVARMILGFGIPTCIVSGSSLIGELGYPKERPILTSLFNVAYFVGQITAAGICFGTNNIESDWAWRIPSLLQICPSLLQITFVFFLPESPRWLITQDRAEDANEILIKYHAEGDRDSEFVKAEMVQMKTVITLEMEASKHSWMDILDTSGMRRRALISAMLGLFTQWSGNTLISYYLGDLLEMIGLTDSTVKQKINLGIAGWSLICGFTVAMLVRTFRRRVMYLACTISLLLCYIAWTISMERAVHALDNDYKNESASVATIFFIFMYSPCYNIGYNALTYTYLVELWPYALRSRGISLFQLFGRLAGFFTTFVNPIGIGNASWRYLISYCCWLAFEVVFVYFMFPETAGRTLEELAFLFEDKALADQAVGAVEKAIHHEDMDPVGEVKSGGGRAEVVENVGARSKV; via the exons ATGGTTCAGATCAAGCGCATCCAGGAGACCGGGGCGTCGGACCCGATCCTGACCCGCATCtccgaggaggacaaggtGCCGTGGTACCAGAAGCCGAACCTGCGGTACCTCTACTTTATGCTCTTCCCGACCTGCATGGGCATCGAGTTGACGTCGGGCTTCGACTCGCAAATGATCAATGCTCTGCAGATCGTGCCCTCCTGGAAAGAAT ACTTTGGTGACCCGCAAGGCAGCCTGAAGGGCATtatcgccgccgcctactCGCTTGGCGCCATCTTGTCCCTTCCTTTCATCCCCGTCGTCAACGACAAGTTCGGACGGCGATGGTCCATCTTTGGCGGCAGCGTGATCATGGTCATCGGCGCCCTCATCCAGGGGTTCTCTCAGCACG TCGGCATGTACATCGTTGCACGCATGATTCTCGGCTTCGGTATCCCGACCTGTATTGTCTCCGGCTCATCCCTCATCGGCGAGCTCGGTTACCCCAAGGAGCGTCCTATTCTCACGTCTCT GTTCAACGTTGCCTACTTTGTCGGTCAAATCACGGCTGCCGGCATCTGCTTCGGCACCAACAACATCGAAAGTGACTGGGCGTGGCGCATCCCGTCCCTCCTCCAGATCTGCCCGTCCCTCTTACAGATCACCTTCGTCTT CTTCCTCCCCGAGAGCCCTCGTTGGCTCATCACCCAGGAtcgcgccgaggacgcgaACGAGATCCTCATCAAGTAccacgccgagggcgaccgCGACTCCGAGttcgtcaaggccgagatggtGCAGATGAAAACTGTCATCACGCTCGAGATGGAGGCCTCGAAGCACTCGTGGATGGACATCCTCGACACCTCCGGCATGCGGCGCCGCGCTCTCATCTCGGCGATGCTTGGCCTATTTACCCAGTGGTCCGGCAACACGCTCATATC ATACTAcctcggcgacctgctcgagaTGATCGGTTTGACAGACTCTACCGTCAAACAGAAGATCAACCTCGGCATCGCGGGCTGGTCCCTCATCTGCGGTTTCACCGTGGCCATGCTCGTCCGGACGTTCCGCCGTCGCGTCATGTATCTCGCCTGCACCATCTCACTG CTTCTGTGCTACATCGCGTGGACCATCTCCATGGAGCGCGCTGTCCAcgccctcgacaacgacTACAAGAACGAGAGCGCGTCGGTGGCgaccatcttcttcatcttcatgtACTCGCCCTGCTACAACATCGGCTACAACGCGCTGACTTACACGTACCTCGTCGAGCTGTGGCCCTACGCGCTGCGCTCGCGCGGCATCTCGCTCTTCCAGCTGTTCGGCCGCCTGGCGGGCTTCTTCACCACCTTTGTCAACcccatcggcatcggcaacgCCTCGTGGCGCTACCTCATCAgctactgctgctggctcGCCTTCgaggtcgtcttcgtctACTTCATGTTCCCCGAGACCGCGGGCCGcaccctcgaggagctggcctTTT TATTCGAGGAcaaggccctcgccgaccaggccgtcggcgccgtcgaaAAGGCCATCCACCATGAGGACATGGACCCTGTCGGGGAGGTCAAGAGCGGTGGCGGCAGGGCAGAGGTCGTGGAAAACGTTGGCGCCAGGTCCAAGGTCTGA
- a CDS encoding SNARE-complex protein Syntaxin-18: MDITPVFNELLRKRNAPIVTEKKLSLETIDGFLKEAYRINHHITSLHNELKDVRQAYLSTAQPRKTHIRPGSNGSQPRHLTDRDREEVDANAKQMLRELNASITALRDAEVLRRETETAVIRKKFVRGLGALGAWAAGAAAGGGGGALNDSGKTAEHLAAEAKARTIEQHRDEVIQSLRRGLQLCGRTQQDMMEVRLTREMEKNRSVLAKAGGGSAMPELGGFYESMSKSAAKAGLPPDEGSRSYRPQEELTEEQIQMFEKGNQDMLQHYNSTLDKVRTAEKSLLEIAELQTLLVGNLATQSAHIEQLVADSENITQDVGGGNKQLKKAAQRPSAARYTFFASAGLCAFLILWDLVI; this comes from the exons ATGGACATCACGCCAGTGTTCAATGAGCTTCTGCGGAAACGCAACGCACCCATCGTcacggagaagaagctcagCCTCGAAACGATTGATGGCTTCCTCAAAGAGGCGTACAGAATA AACCACCATATAACGAGCCTCCACAACGAGCTCAAAGATGTCCGACAGGCCTACCTCTCAACGGCGCAGCCGCGCAAGACGCACATCCGACCGGGGAGTAATGGAAGTCAGCCCCGCCACCTCACCGACCGCGACCGGGAAGAGGTGGACGCCAACGCGAAGCAGATGCTGCGGGAGTTGAACGCCAGCATCACGGCGCTCCGGGACGCCGAGGTGCTCCGCcgcgagaccgagaccgcCGTCATCCGCAAGAAATTCGTCCGGGGCCTGGGCGCGCTCGGCGCAtgggcggccggcgccgctgcgggaggcggcggcggcgcattGAACGACAGCGGCAAGACGGCGGAGCAcctggcggcggaggccaAGGCACGGACGATCGAGCAGCACCGTGACGAGGTGATCCAGTCGCTGAGGAGGGGCCTGCAACTGTGCGGGCGCACACAGCAGGACATGATGGAGGTGCGGCTGAcgagggagatggagaagaatCGGAGCGTGCTGGCCAAGGCcgggggcggcagcgcgATGCCGGAGCTCGGGGGGTTCTATGAGTCGATGAGCAAGAGCGCGGCGAAGGCTGGGCTGCCGCCGGATGAGGGCAGCAGATCGTACAGGCCGCAAGAGGAGCTCACTGAGGAGCAGATCCAGATGTTCGAAAAGGGGAACCAGGACATGCTACAGCATTACAACAGCACGTTGGACAAAGTCAG aacGGCGGAGAAGTCGCTGCTCGAGATTGCGGAGCTGCAGACGCTGCTGGTGGGCAACCTGGCAACGCAGTCGGCGCACATTGAGCAGCTCGTGGCGGACTCGGAGAACATCACGCAGGACGTCGGGGGCGGGAACAAACAGCTCAAGAAGGCGGCCCAGCGGCCCAGTGCGGCGCGGTACACGTTCTTCGCGTCGGCGGGGCTGTGCGCGTTTCTGATCCTCTGGGACTTGGTTATATAG
- a CDS encoding Ubiquinol-cytochrome-c reductase cytochrome c1: MAPGLDEKEVYLTLCQVFWGPAAQLRKAKKVEHRLRLCQQPNTYNPEAAALIGKYQIKNVLSVCQKLLRAGVFQSRKRAEARFPGILHPALSAENKEARKRNKFKGKMKAENKTVENETKVEDKTEVKNNETVETPTANPTSSISSDTIAEAQSEGRQVEFDPFILDHMANDTHYADANGETNRRQDPKYGPMADHCRAEQPLPAAAINADAQTMASVAAPAPKPNLTSRPFVSSHLQTGPTFLSYEAQHVLLTRTQEVLEKACFIYATRHMPQVLQARHWDVPECGELHIWARLLKTEAKTRFNNKDLPYPYLNWDSFFKSIVHLRHKAVHRKQLKGSDVELYLRDAEALTRLLCDDEGAATLARYREQTRRSLEQFEFCKKKLSTRFQAKMDVINARRAELDELERQANQHLVLADKEVQAKLGSDLKKAIMKSEVPQIKKEQEDEEGDEEEEDSDDLEDHTTSNGIGVLFNNLILLCRRLNRG, from the coding sequence ATGGCGCCAGGGcttgacgagaaggaggtATATCTCACTCTGTGCCAGGTCTTCTGGGGACCGGCTGCTCAACTCCGCAAGGCTAAGAAAGTTGAGCACAGGCTTCGGCTCTGCCAGCAGCCAAATACATACAACCCTGAAGCCGCTGCTTTAATTGGGAAGTACCAGATTAAAAACGTACTCTCCGTCTGCCAGAAGCTTTTGAGAGCAGGAGTGTTTCAAAGTAGGAAGAGGGCAGAGGCTCGTTTCCCTGGCATACTCCATCCGGCATTGAGTGCAGAAAATAAGGAAGCAAGAAAGAGAAATAAATTTAAGGGCAAGATGAAAGCCGAGAATAAAACAGTCGAAAACGAGACGAAAGTCGAAGACAAAACGGAAGTCAAGAACAACGAGACGGTCGAAACCCCAACAGCAAACCcaaccagcagcatcagctCAGAtaccatcgccgaggcccaaTCAGAGGGTCGTCAGGTTGAATTCGACCCCTTCATTCTTGACCACATGGCCAACGATACCCACTATGCAGACGCGAATGGTGAGACGAACCGTCGTCAAGACCCCAAGTATGGGCCCATGGCTGACCACTGTCGCGCAGAACAACCATTACCTGCGGCTGCAATCAACGCGGATGCCCAAACAATGGCATCGGTTGCCGCTCCTGCTCCAAAGCCGAACCTAACCAGTCGTCCGTTCGTGTCGTCTCATCTGCAGACGGGCCCAACGTTTCTATCGTACGAGGCGCAACACGTCCTTCTTACCAGGACCCAAGAAGTCCTCGAAAAGGCGTGTTTCATCTACGCGACGCGACACATGCCCCAGGTCCTCCAAGCACGACACTGGGACGTCCCCGAATGTGGCGAGCTCCATATCTGGGCGCGCCTCCTCAAGACCGAGGCGAAGACCAGGTTCAACAACAAGGATCTTCCGTACCCGTACTTGAACTGGGACAGCTTCTTCAAATCCATCGTCCACCTCCGTCACAAGGCCGTCCACCGCAAGCAACTCAAGGGCAGCGACGTCGAGCTCTACCTTCGtgacgccgaggccctcACGAGGCTCCTctgcgacgacgagggcgccgcgaCGCTGGCGAGGTATCGGGAGCAGACCCGGAGATCCCTGGAGCAGTTCGAATTCTGCAAGAAGAAGCTTTCGACGAGGTTCCAGGCCAAGATGGACGTCATCAACGCTCGGCGCGCAGAGTtagacgagctcgagcgACAGGCCAACCAGCACTTGGTCCTGGCGGACAAGGAGGTCCAGGCCAAACTAGGCTCTGATCTCAAAAAGGCGATTATGAAATCGGAGGTTCCGCAAATTAAGAAAGAGCaagaggatgaggaaggggatgaagaagaagaggacagCGATGATCTCGAAGACCACACGACATCGAACGGTATTGGGGTGTTATTCAACAACCTCATACTTTTATGCAGACGTTTGAATCGTGGTTGA
- a CDS encoding Cutinase has translation MVSALSAGLALLFALRAASAATVAERQATGASECRDVHVFLARGNNEPYPGRQGKLVTAICDGLDSCDYEDIQFWNPLESPYCQSVEEGAANGTAQITAYNKRCPDAKLVVSGYSQGAHIVGDVLGGGGGTFFQECKQKTSPGLDATKAPGNKIAAALIFGDTRHTANQPYNYLSGAGVNGLFPRPEDQLAGMRAFANVTRSYCVDSDPICAGGDTAANHLNYFDIYSGEAGKWVQEMRIVVHEVHGSEQHVCNPFCQRDSHNRLGFRFTNDRTTSHGVSNVR, from the exons ATGGTCTCAGCTCTCTCAGCCggtctcgccctcctcttcgccctccgggcggcttcggcggcgacggtcgcCGAACGTCAGGCCACGGGCGCCTCGGAATGCCGCGACGTCCACGTCTTCCTCGCGCGCGGGAACAACGAGCCGTACCCCGGCCGCCAGGGCAAGCTCGTCACCGCCATTTGCGACGGGCTCGACAGCTGCGACTACGAGGACATCCAGTTCTGGAACCCGCTGGAGTCGCCGTACTGCCAGTCCGTCGAGGAGGGGGCCGCGAACGGGACCGCGCAGATCACCGCCTACAACAAGCGGTGCCCGGACGCGAAGCTCGTCGTGAGCGGATACTCCCAGGGCGCCCACATCGTTGGCGATGTGttgggcggcggaggcggcacGTTCTTCCAGGAATGCAAACAGAAAACGAGTCCCGGCTTGGACGCGACGAAGGCGCCGGGGAACAAGA TCGCCGCTGCGCTCATATTCGGCGACACAAGACATACCGCCAACCAGCCGTACAACTATCTCTCGGGTGCCGGGGTCAACGGACTGTTCCCCCGTCCGGAGGACCAGCTTGCCGGGATGAGGGCGTTCGCCAACGTGACGCGCTCGTACTGCGTCGATTCCGACCCGAtctgcgccggcggcgacacgGCGGCCAACCACCTCAACTACTTTGACATCTACTCCGGCGAGGCCGGGAAGTGGGTGCAGGAGATG cgcatcgtcgtccacgAGGTCCACGGCTCCGAGCAGCACGTCTGCAACCCCTTCTGCCAGCGCGACAGCCACAACCGCCTCGGGTTCCGCTTCACCAACGACCGAACCACCAGCCACGGCGTCTCCAACGTCCGATAA
- a CDS encoding ER membrane duf1077 domain-containing protein has translation MALVNGDVPRWVVDLQAPPAAKSKVPGVSDPPGYPVQTSSSKKQKDQKIQPRKQQTPEEMDTLKVKKAWEVALAPVKNLPMTAIMMYMSGNSLQIFSIMMVVMAFKNPLVGLTAVNQAFERFESETNKGKMLQVKLAYIVMQFVALALAVWKVNSMGLLPTTRSDWLAWEAQREPLESSVPAL, from the exons ATGGCTCTGGTCAACGGTGACGTGCCGCGATGGGTGGTCGATCTGCAAGCCCCTCCGGCCGCGAAGTCTAAGGTCCCGGGCGTCTCCGACCCGCCAGGCTACCCGGTGCAAACATCCAGCTCCAAA aagcagaaggacCAGAAGATCCAGCCGCGCAAGCAACAGACGCCAGAGGAGATGGATACCTTAAAGGTCAAGAAGGCTTGGGAAGTGGCGCTCGCACCCGTCAAGAACCTGCCCATGACAGCCATCATGATGTACATGTCCGGCAACTCGCTTCAGATCTTCAGTATCATGATGGTCGTGATGGCGTTCAAGAACCCGCTCGTGGGTCTGACCGCCGTCAACCAGGCGTTTGAGAGATTCGAGTCGGAAACGAACAAGGGCAAGATGCTACAGGTCAAGCTGGCATACATCGTCATGCAATTCGTGGCACTGGCTTTGGCGGTCTGGAAAGTCAACTCTATGGGTCTGCTACC GACAACGCGATCAGATTGGTTGGCTTGGGAAGCTCAGAGAGAGCCTTTGGAGTCCTCGGTTCCCGCTCTATAG